One window from the genome of Nicotiana sylvestris chromosome 9, ASM39365v2, whole genome shotgun sequence encodes:
- the LOC138878683 gene encoding uncharacterized protein encodes MVGEKVLLKILPIKGVMRFGKKGKLSPRYIGPFEMLQRIRDVVYKLALPPSMSSVNPVFHVCMLRKYVGVPSYVLDFSTVQLDDDLTYDVEPMAILGRQVRKLRSKDISSMNMQWRGQSDEKDTWDTSVRCGVDIHAYLRLHVRF; translated from the coding sequence atggttggggagaaggtactGCTAAAGATTTTACCCATtaaaggtgttatgaggttcgggaaaaAAGGCAAGTTAAGCCCTCGGTATATTGGGCCATTTGAGATGCTTCAGAGGATTAGAGATGTGGTTTACAAGCTTGCCTTACCACCTAGTATGTCGAGTGTaaatccagtatttcatgtttgtatgcttcggaagtatgtcGGCGTTCCGTcttatgttttggattttagcacggttcagttggatgatgatttgacttatgacgtGGAACCGATGGCCATTTTGGgtcggcaggttcgaaagttgaggtcaaaggacatATCTTCAATGAatatgcagtggagaggtcagtcaGATGAGAAGGATACTTGGGATACGAGCgtgagatgcggagtagatatccacgCTTATTTGAGACTCCATGTacgtttctag